In Candidatus Riesia pediculicola, the genomic stretch TTAGTGATCGGAGATATTATTTTAGATAATTATTGGTATGGAATAACTGAAAAAATTTCAAAAGAAGCTCCAATTCCTACAGTTAATATAAAGAGTAGATTGTCTAAATTAGGAGGAGCTGCCAACGTTGCAGTCAATGCATCCAGATTAGGAGCAAGAGTTTTTTTGATCGGTTTGGTTGGAAACGATGAATCATCTGAAATTGTTAGAAGTGAATTAGTCAGGTTAAAAATTCTCTTCGATCTTATCGTTCTTCCAAATTATTTAACAGTAACCAAATTTAGAATTTTTTCCAAAAATCAACAAATCGCTCGAATGGATTTTGAAGAAAAAATAAAAGAAAAATGTTCTGAATATGTTTCGTATATCTTAGAAAAGGTAAAAAAAAGAATTTCTTTCGCGCAAGTCATTGTATTATCTGATTATGGAAAAGGAGCTTTATATGAAACTTCTAAAATAATTGATCTCGCTAGGAATTATAAAATACCAGTTTTAGTTGATCCTTATGGAAAAAATTTTGAGAAATATAAAGAATCTACCATGCTTACACCTAATTTGGATGAGTTTGAATTGGTTGTTGGAAAATGTTCAAACAATTCTGAAATGGAGAAAAAGGGTTTTGAGATGATTCGTAGTTTATCTTTGGAAAGCATATTGATCACACTTTCTGAAAAAGGAATTTTGTTATTGTCTAACAAAGAACATAAATTATATTTACCGTCTTTTGTAAGAAATGTAAAGAATGTTACTGGAGCTGGAGATACCATGATTGCTACTTTGGCGGTAGCTTTCTCTTCTTCTGAACTAAGTTTAGATCAATCTTGTTTTTTATCCAATATTGCTGCTTCTATCGTTGTAGAAAAAGAAAATACTTCTGATGTTTCAATAGAAGAATTGAAAAGAAGATTCTATGAAAGAAGCTGTAGATTTTTTGGTATTCTTCGGGAAGATCAAATAAAAAATACTGTAAATATTTGTAAGTTCTTAAAAGAAAAAATTGTAATGGTGGTCGGATACTTGGACGAGATTCATCTTACTTATGTTCGATATCTTAACAGAGCTCGTAACTTTGGGGATCGACTGATCGTTGCGATCAACATTGATACATCTATCGAGAGATTAAAATTGAAGAATACTTTCTATTCCACGGAAAATACAATGGAAATTTTATTACAGTTGAAATCAGTAGATTGGATTATTCCATTTAAAGAAAAAAGTCCAGAAAATATTGTTAGGAAAATTAAACCAGATGTTTTTATATCGACAAAAATATGTTCGTCTTGGATCGAAAATATATTTCGTTATGTAGGAGAAGTGAAAATTCTCAATTTTAAAGACAATCGGTTTTATGATGAGAATGTAAAAATAGTATGAAAAAAGATGGTTTTTGATTTTTGTAATATAAAAACTTTTAAAAAAAATTGTCCTTTTTATTCTCATATTTATATAATAAGGAATATCTGTTTTCTTTATGAATTTTGTTTGTTTTTTTTGTTGCGATTCCACGAAAGATGAAGTAATCAAAATTTAGGAGTAATTATAAATGGCTAGTAGAGGTATAAATAAGGTAATATTAATTGGTTATTTAGGTCAGGATCCAGAGATTCGATATATGCCTAACGGAAACGCTGTAGCGAATTTGTCTCTAGCTACTTCTGAAAATTGGAAAGATAAGCAAACCGGAGAAATGAGAGAAAGAACAGAATGGCATAGAGTTGTCATATTTGGCAAACTAGCAGAGGTATCTGGAGAACATTTAAGAAAAGGATCTCAGGTTTATATCGAAGGTTCTTTGCAAACTAGAAAATGGCAGGATCAAAACGGGCAAGATCGATACAATACCGAAGTTATTGTGAATATCGGCGGTACGATGAGAATGTTGGGTACTAAAAATCATCAAGATCTTTCTCAAAGAGATAAACCATCGATTTGGGAGAAACAAAAGACTTCTGAAAAGATCGTCGATTCAAGTTCAAATGAAGAAGGCAAGGAAGAATCGATAGAATTTGATGACGATATTCCCTTTTAGTTCATTTGATCAAATTAATTTCGAGTTTCTTACGGAATTTTTTAAAAAAATATTTGATTGACTATAATATTTTAACCATTATATAATTAGGAATTTAAAATAATCCTCCATAGTTCAGATGGTAGAACGGCGGACTGTTAATCCGTATGCACTGGTTCGAATCCAGTTGGAGGAGTTTTATTTTTTTAGATAGAATTAAAAAATTCCGTAAGAAACTCGAAATTAATTTGATCAAATGAACTAAAAGGGAATATCGTCATCAAATTCTATCGATTCTTCCTTGCCTTCTTCATTTGAACTTGAATCGACGATCTTTTCAGAAGTCTTTTGTTTCTCCCAAATCGATGGTTTATCTCTTTGAGAAAGATCTTGATGATTTTTAGTACCCAACATTCTCATCGTACCGCCGATATTCACAATAACTTCGGTATTGTATCGATCTTGCCCGTTTTGATCCTGCCATTTTCTAGTTTGCAAAGAACCTTCGATATAAACCTGAGATCCTTTTCTTAAATGTTCTCCAGATACCTCTGCTAGTTTGCCAAATATGACAACTCTATGCCATTCTGTTCTTTCTCTCATTTCTCCGGTTTGCTTATCTTTCCAATTTTCAGAAGTAGCTAGAGACAAATTCGCTACAGCGTTTCCGTTAGGCATATATCGAATCTCTGGATCCTGACCTAAATAACCAATTAATATTACCTTATTTATACCTCTACTAGCCATTTATAATTACTCCTAAATTTTGATTACTTCATCTTTCGTGGAATCGCAACAAAAAAAACAAACAAAATTCATAAAGAAAACAGATATTCCTTATTATATAAATATGAGAATAAAAAGGACAATTTTTTTTAAAAGTTTTTATATTACAAAAATCAAAAACCATCTTTTTTCATACTATTTTTACATTCTCATCATAAAACCGATTGTCTTTAAAATTGAGAATTTTCACTTCTCCTACATAACGAAATATATTTTCGATCCAAGACGAACATATTTTTGTCGATATAAAAACATCTGGTTTAATTTTCCTAACAATATTTTCTGGACTTTTTTCTTTAAATGGAATAATCCAATCTACTGATTTCAACTGTAATAAAATTTCCATTGTATTTTCCGTGGAATAGAAAGTATTCTTCAATTTTAATCTCTCGATAGATGTATCAATGTTGATCGCAACGATCAGTCGATCCCCAAAGTTACGAGCTCTGTTAAGATATCGAACATAAGTAAGATGAATCTCGTCCAAGTATCCGACCACCATTACAATTTTTTCTTTTAAGAACTTACAAATATTTACAGTATTTTTTATTTGATCTTCCCGAAGAATACCAAAAAATCTACAGCTTCTTTCATAGAATCTTCTTTTCAATTCTTCTATTGAAACATCAGAAGTATTTTCTTTTTCTACAACGATAGAAGCAGCAATATTGGATAAAAAACAAGATTGATCTAAACTTAATTCAGAAGAAGAGAAAGCTACCGCCAAAGTAGCAATCATGGTATCTCCAGCTCCAGTAACATTCTTTACATTTCTTACAAAAGACGGTAAATATAATTTATGTTCTTTGTTAGACAATAACAAAATTCCTTTTTCAGAAAGTGTGATCAATATGCTTTCCAAAGATAAACTACGAATCATCTCAAAACCCTTTTTCTCCATTTCAGAATTGTTTGAACATTTTCCAACAACCAATTCAAACTCATCCAAATTAGGTGTAAGCATGGTAGATTCTTTATATTTCTCAAAATTTTTTCCATAAGGATCAACTAAAACTGGTATTTTATAATTCCTAGCGAGATCAATTATTTTAGAAGTTTCATATAAAGCTCCTTTTCCATAATCAGATAATACAATGACTTGCGCGAAAGAAATTCTTTTTTTTACCTTTTCTAAGATATACGAAACATATTCAGAACATTTTTCTTTTATTTTTTCTTCAAAATCCATTCGAGCGATTTGTTGATTTTTGGAAAAAATTCTAAATTTGGTTACTGTTAAATAATTTGGAAGAACGATAAGATCGAAGAGAATTTTTAACCTGACTAATTCACTTCTAACAATTTCAGATGATTCATCGTTTCCAACCAAACCGATCAAAAAAACTCTTGCTCCTAATCTGGATGCATTGACTGCAACGTTGGCAGCTCCTCCTAATTTAGACAATCTACTCTTTATATTAACTGTAGGAATTGGAGCTTCTTTTGAAATTTTTTCAGTTATTCCATACCAATAATTATCTAAAATAATATCTCCGATCACTAAAATTCTGTTTTTTTCAAAATTGGGAATAGAAAATTTCATTTATTCTCCGTAAGATATATCACATAAATTAAAATACTAATCCTCAACATCCAGTGAGAAATATACATGAAAGGTTGTTCTAAAATATTGGAATACATAATTTTTTCATGAAGTATCGAACTTTTCAGAAAAACGTTCTTTTAATTGAAAGACAAACCTATTTAAAAAAGATTATCAATTTTTTAAAAAACATCAATAGCTATTATTATCTTTATTGGTAAATTTCGAGATCTCTAAAGAGTTTTGAGATTTTTATACTTCACATAAATCGTTTCTTGTTACTAGGCGTTAAATGATGAATTTATAAAATTCTCATTAATTAATCCAATTCATCTCGTATCAATAAGATAAAAAAACTAAGAAATTAAATATCTATTTCGAACAATATACGATATAAGAATTTGTAAACGCTTTTTTTAAAAAATCTGGTCATAGATTAACGAAAAAATTATACTGATCAAATCAGAAGATACGATTTTAACATATAACGACGATATGAAAATTTATTTAGTAGGAGGAGCTGTCAGAGATCAAATATTAGGGATGCCCATTTCAGATAGAGATTGGTTGGTCGTTGGAAGCAGCCCTCAAGAAATGATTCGACTGGGATTTCAACAGGTCGGCAGAGACTTTCCTGTATTTTTACATCCAGTTACTAAAGAGGAGTATTCATTAGCAAGAATTGATCGAAAAATAGGATCCGGTCACACTGGTTTTCAATGTTTCAGTTCTCCTTCTGTAACTATTGAAGAAGATTTATATAGAAGAGATCTAACCATCAATGCAATTGCTAAAACAACAAAAAACAAAATCATAGACCCTTTTTTTGGAATCAAAGACATTCAAAAGAGAATCATAAGACATGTTTCTAATGCTTTTTCGGAAGATCCGATTAGAGTGCTAAGGACAGCCAGATTTTACGCAAAACTATCTGAATATTATTTCACCATTTATCATAAAACCTGGAAAATAATCGAAGAGATGGTTCAACAAGAAGACCTCAAAACAGTCAGCAAAGAGAGAGTTTGGATAGAAACTAAAAAAGCTTTATCTACTTCATCTCCAGATTTATATTTTAAAATGCTTTTTCAATGTGGAGCTCTATCTGTACTTTTTCCAGAAATTCAAATTATTTTAACAAAATCTTTCAAAAAAAAGTCTTCACTTACTTCTTTTATTGATCAAAAAGAATATATCTTTCTTGTTATTAAAAAATCAGCTTTGTTAACAAAAAGTATTGAAGTAAGATTCGCAGCTTTATGTAGTAATTTTACTGTTTTTTTTTACGATAATCATATGAGTAATTCCAAAGAAAAAAAGATTAACTCAGCTGTTCAAATGGTTCGTAGTTTTTGCGATAGAATGTGTGTTCCAACTAAAACTAAAAAATTATCCGTTGCCATTGCTAAAGTTCATCAAAATGTTCAAAATATCCAAAATTCTTGCAGCAAAGAGGTTATCAAAATATTTGATCAAATGGATGTTTGGAGAAAACCGAAAAATATAGATCAACTCATCACGGTATGTAAAGCTCATTACATTGTTAAAAATAGGCTGGAACTAGGATGTTATTACCCACAAGGAGAATTATTAATGAAAATATTTAAGAAAGTATCGAAAAGCTCTTTAAAAATTGACTTTCAAAAAATGAAAAATAAAGAAATACGCGGGACAATCCTAAAGAACAGATTAAAAATAATAGAAAAAGTGATGAACTTAAAAAAAATAAGAAAAAATCATTTAAGATAAATTATATATCTATTTTTCTTTCTAAACATACACCGACCGTTTTCGCTCTCGCTATAGCGTTAGGTTTAAATACCGTAACTTTTACCCAATTGCAAAAGAACTGATTGAACAGAATTCTAGATATTTTGTCAGCAACTTCTTCTATCAAAGAAAAAGAATTTCTTTCAAGATAATTCACGATAGTTTCGCTTATCTTAGAATAATCTAGATAGTTTTCGAATTTTTCATTCTCAATATCATATTTTTTTCGAGAAATTTTTATACTAATTAATAATTTCTGTTTTATTTGTTTTTCCCAATCGTAAACTCCAATTCTGGTAAAAATTGATAGTTGATCAATGATTAAAACTTTCATAATGAATCCTTTTTTATCAAAAAAATTTTAAGATATTTATTTTTTTCAACTCTTTCATATCTCTTCTGAATATTTCGATATGGATAATTTCGGATCGATAACTTTTTTTAAAAACGTAGGAGAACTACTTATTTGATATTTTAATCGTAATGTTCCAGCATACGCTATCATTGCTCCATTATCAGTACAAAATTCATATTTAGGAAAAAAAACTTTTTTTCCAACATTTCCAAAAAATGATTTTATTTTGGATCTAATAGAAAAATTCGAACCTACTCCTCCTACTACAACTAGATTATCAACTTTCTCACGATTCAAAGCAGCTCTGCATTTTTCTATCAATGTATCTACTACAGATTTCTCAAATTCATACGCTATATCACATATTGTTTGAAAATCTAATTTTCTTTCTTGAATAACATTTAAAACACTAGTTTTTAAGCCAGAAAAACTAAGATCTAGATCATCTGAATGAATCATAGGTCTTGGAAATCGAAACTTTCCTGGATTACCTTTA encodes the following:
- the ssb gene encoding single-stranded DNA-binding protein, whose amino-acid sequence is MASRGINKVILIGYLGQDPEIRYMPNGNAVANLSLATSENWKDKQTGEMRERTEWHRVVIFGKLAEVSGEHLRKGSQVYIEGSLQTRKWQDQNGQDRYNTEVIVNIGGTMRMLGTKNHQDLSQRDKPSIWEKQKTSEKIVDSSSNEEGKEESIEFDDDIPF
- a CDS encoding dihydroneopterin aldolase, which encodes MKVLIIDQLSIFTRIGVYDWEKQIKQKLLISIKISRKKYDIENEKFENYLDYSKISETIVNYLERNSFSLIEEVADKISRILFNQFFCNWVKVTVFKPNAIARAKTVGVCLERKIDI
- a CDS encoding PfkB family carbohydrate kinase, producing MKFSIPNFEKNRILVIGDIILDNYWYGITEKISKEAPIPTVNIKSRLSKLGGAANVAVNASRLGARVFLIGLVGNDESSEIVRSELVRLKILFDLIVLPNYLTVTKFRIFSKNQQIARMDFEEKIKEKCSEYVSYILEKVKKRISFAQVIVLSDYGKGALYETSKIIDLARNYKIPVLVDPYGKNFEKYKESTMLTPNLDEFELVVGKCSNNSEMEKKGFEMIRSLSLESILITLSEKGILLLSNKEHKLYLPSFVRNVKNVTGAGDTMIATLAVAFSSSELSLDQSCFLSNIAASIVVEKENTSDVSIEELKRRFYERSCRFFGILREDQIKNTVNICKFLKEKIVMVVGYLDEIHLTYVRYLNRARNFGDRLIVAINIDTSIERLKLKNTFYSTENTMEILLQLKSVDWIIPFKEKSPENIVRKIKPDVFISTKICSSWIENIFRYVGEVKILNFKDNRFYDENVKIV
- a CDS encoding multifunctional tRNA nucleotidyltransferase/2',3'-cyclic phosphodiesterase/2' nucleotidase/2'phosphatase, which gives rise to MKIYLVGGAVRDQILGMPISDRDWLVVGSSPQEMIRLGFQQVGRDFPVFLHPVTKEEYSLARIDRKIGSGHTGFQCFSSPSVTIEEDLYRRDLTINAIAKTTKNKIIDPFFGIKDIQKRIIRHVSNAFSEDPIRVLRTARFYAKLSEYYFTIYHKTWKIIEEMVQQEDLKTVSKERVWIETKKALSTSSPDLYFKMLFQCGALSVLFPEIQIILTKSFKKKSSLTSFIDQKEYIFLVIKKSALLTKSIEVRFAALCSNFTVFFYDNHMSNSKEKKINSAVQMVRSFCDRMCVPTKTKKLSVAIAKVHQNVQNIQNSCSKEVIKIFDQMDVWRKPKNIDQLITVCKAHYIVKNRLELGCYYPQGELLMKIFKKVSKSSLKIDFQKMKNKEIRGTILKNRLKIIEKVMNLKKIRKNHLR
- a CDS encoding PfkB family carbohydrate kinase, producing MKFSIPNFEKNRILVIGDIILDNYWYGITEKISKEAPIPTVNIKSRLSKLGGAANVAVNASRLGARVFLIGLVGNDESSEIVRSELVRLKILFDLIVLPNYLTVTKFRIFSKNQQIARMDFEEKIKEKCSEYVSYILEKVKKRISFAQVIVLSDYGKGALYETSKIIDLARNYKIPVLVDPYGKNFEKYKESTMLTPNLDEFELVVGKCSNNSEMEKKGFEMIRSLSLESILITLSEKGILLLSNKEHKLYLPSFVRNVKNVTGAGDTMIATLAVAFSSSELSLDQSCFLSNIAASIVVEKENTSDVSIEELKRRFYERSCRFFGILREDQIKNTVNICKFLKEKIVMVVGYLDEIHLTYVRYLNRARNFGDRLIVAINIDTSIERLKLKNTFYSTENTMEILLQLKSVDWIIPFKEKSPENIVRKIKPDVFISTKICSSWIENIFRYVGEVKILNFKDNRFYDENVKIV